CAACCTCGGGAACGTCTGGTATCACACGCGGTCGGAGCGCTACACCGCCCGCGGCCTGGAACTGTTCATCACGGGGTGGACGTACGGGGCGTACGTGGACAGCAACGAGGCCTTCCACAGCGGACTCATTCCGGAGTGCTGACCGGGTGAACGGGCCCGTCCGGTGCTGAGCTGTTTCAGCGCCGGACGGTCCGCCCCGGAGAAGGCTGGGAATTGAAGCATCCAATTCCGATTTCCGTGACGGAGGCTGCATATACGCCAAGGATCGCCCTGTGTCGGCCAACGTGTCACGGTTGTGGGTGCTTGCGTGTGCACCCACCCATAATCCTTGCATGAATCCGGACCTGGAATTGATCTACCGGACGCTGCCGTCGGCGGCAGCGGAGGCCACCACGATTCCCGAATTGGGCAAGGTGATGTCACGGCAGATCATGCGTCTCGTGCCGCACGATGGATACATGCTCAGAGGAACTGACCCGCTCACGGGTGCCGCCTGTTTCCTCACCAAAGAATACGGATACGGGGCTGATTGCTACCGTGAACTGGAATCAGAGGAAATACTCGGCCACGACCAGCACACCGTGGCCGGCCTCTCCAGAAGCGGCCGTTGCGTCGCAGTCCTCGAATGCGACGCACCTGACCGACGCCAGCACAGTATCCAGCACGAGAAGATCATGAGCGTGACCGGAGTGGGCAGCGAGATGCGCATCGCGCTCACCCTCGACGGCAGGGCGTGGGGCCTTTTGGTACTGCTTCGGGGAAGAGGCGGCAGACCCTTCACCACCACGGACTCGGCAACCGCGGGGAGGCTGTCCGAACCCTTGGCAGGTGCACTGAGGCAGTACGTCGCGAGCCGGTTCCTGCGTCCCGTCCGTAGCGCACCGGACCCGGGCATCGTGGTGATCGACAGCAGCGACACGATAAGAGCCGTCACCAGCACCGGCCGTGAATGGATTCGCAGGCTCGTACCGGACGCCGTGCTCTCCGATGAAGACGAGATCTTCGCGCACGTCTGGAACATCGCCCTCACGGCACGACAGCCGGGCCGTCGAGCGCTGAGCCGTATCCCCGGTCCTGACGGGTGGATCGTGCTGCAGGCCCAGCGGTTCGACGACTCATCGCTCGCCGACGTGGCAGTGACCATCCAGTCGGCTTCGTCCGACGTGCTGCTGCCTGCCGCGGCTGTCCTCTACGGCATCACTTCCAGGGAGCAGACGGTCATCCGGCGAGCTCTCGACGGACTGGCGGCCAAACAGATCGCCCGCAGTCTGAACATCTCCCTGCATACCGTCAATGACCACTTGAGGGCAATTTACCGAAAGACCGGGGTCAACAGCCGCGAGGAACTTATCTCCAGCCTCTCGCAGTAGCTCGTCCGGTGGGAGTCTCGACGGCCTTTCACCACGCAGTGAGGTCTTATGGCGAAGACCGTTTCCCGTGCCCGTCGAAACGAGTGCGGCTCGGGCCATGTCGCCGACACTGCCGGCACCGAGTACCGCAAGTCCTCCACCCCGAAGTGAAGGTCAAGGTCCATACTCCGAACGGCACGTTCGTCGTCGTCGTCGGAGCCACCGAAGTCGCCACCCGCGCGCGAGTGGCGGGCAGCGCGGCACGAGGACATGCGGCCGGGGCCGGACGCGGCGGTCATGATGCGCGTAACCCTGTGAAGTGCGGGGCCCGGGACAGACCGGACCCCGCACAAGAGGGTGCTCACGATCCCCCGCGCATCGTTACGACTTGTCGAGCACCGTCCCCGTCAGCACCGGCCTGTCGGGCAGCGGCTCCGCGTTGCGGTCGGTCAGCGCCAGGCGCATCGACTCGGTCGGCTCGGCCACCTGGTCCCGCACGGTCGGCACGACGAAGTCCACGCCGGTGCTCCCGGGCGGAATGTTCAGCCACACCCAGAGGGCCGCGTCGGACAGCGGCCGCTCGGGGTCGGGCACGTCACCGGACGAGTCCTCGAGCCACTGCGGGTCCACGTCCTTGGTGGACAGCTCGGCGCCCTCGGTGACCGCGAGCACCCGCACCGGCTGCCAGATGTCCACCGCCGCGGGCGCGTCCACGGACAGCCGCCAGGTCAGCGTCTCCCCCTCGCTCACCCGGTCCGCGACCGGCGACAGGGTGACCACCGGCTCGGGGTCGTCGTTCTCGACGGTGACCCCGCCCCGATGCTTGCCGACGACGGCGCCCCGGACGGCCTTGACTGCGATGTCGTGCTCCACGTCGTCGCCGTAGACCGTGTCGCCCCTCACCTCGACAGGGACGTCGATCGCGTCACTGCCGGGCCGTACGGTCACGAGGCGGTTCTCGGCCCGGCCGCTGTCCGGGTCGAGGGTGTAGACGCGGACCTGTCCGCTGCCGTGCCCGGAGATCTCGACCGGGATCCGGTAGGTGCGGGTGCCCGAGTCGCCCTCCTTGACGATCGTGCGGCCCACGTCGACACGCGCCAGTGCGGCCGCCTTCACCGCCGAAGTGCCGGGCGCCCAGCCCCAGGCGTCCATCATCCAGGCCCGCCCGGACTGCGAACGGGGCGTCAGTCCAAGGGACTTGACATGCCTGAGATCGAGTCCGGCCCGGGTCGCGGCCGACAGCGGGACGCGCAGCTCCTGAGCCCAGTACGAGGCGGTGTTCGCGGAGCCCGGGAGCCCCTCCACCTGGACCGAGCCAAGCGTCACCCGACGGTTGGAGGAGTCGGTGAGGGACACGTCGAACTTCGTGCCGGTCGTGTTGGGCGGTACGAAGACCCGCAGCGCGAGCTTCTGGGAGCCGCGCAGGGAGAGCGGCTTGGCCGCAGTGACACGGGCGGCCGTACCCGGCGCGGACCACTTCAGTTCCACCGCGCTGCGGCCGGTCTCCTGTGGCGTCTCCCACCCCGCGAAGTGCGGTGACCTACCGGAGGTCTCCGGGTCCAGACAGGCCACGGCCGGGTCGGGGTCGATCGCCGAACACAGCCGGGCGCCGGTCACCTTCACCCCGCCGTCCGGCAGGAAGCCACCGCTGCGGCGGCCGCCGACCGCGTGGGTCAGCACCCGGGCCGGGTCCGCGGACGGGGCCCGCTTGCCGGAACCGTCGAGCAGCGGGCGGGCCCGGTCGTCCCTGGCGAGGAACAGCCGGGCCGCGGCGGCGATGTACGTGGCGCCCGCCTTGTGCTGCTGGGCGGCGGTCAGCCGGGTCGCGGCACCCGGCGTGCACACCGGGTCCGGCTGCTCCGGGTCGGTCCCGAAGTCGTCCGCGGCCGGTGCGACGGCCTCACCCGGGGTCCACTCGCTGTTGAAGTAGTTGTGGTTGGCGCCGACCATGTAGAGCGCGCTGTGCAGCGCGGCGCCCTGGCTGATCCCACGCGTCCCGTCGACGAAGTCCTCGCCCTGGAGGTCCGACACGTCGCCGTCGCAGCCCGGCAGCAGTGTCACGGAGGGCACGTCGGCGACCGGATTCTGGCCGAAGATCGTCGGTCCGACGAGCACGGTCCCGCGCACTTTCCACCGCACCGGACCCTTGTAGCCGTCCTCGGCGGCCGGCGGCGGGTAGAGGCTGTCCATGGCGGCCCGGTTGACGCCCTCGCCACCGCGCGAGTGACCGACGAGCAGGACCTGGGAGAGGTCCGCCTTCGCCGCCTCGCGTACGACGGCCGGGGCCGAGGAAC
This Streptomyces sp. NBC_00377 DNA region includes the following protein-coding sequences:
- a CDS encoding LuxR C-terminal-related transcriptional regulator, whose translation is MNPDLELIYRTLPSAAAEATTIPELGKVMSRQIMRLVPHDGYMLRGTDPLTGAACFLTKEYGYGADCYRELESEEILGHDQHTVAGLSRSGRCVAVLECDAPDRRQHSIQHEKIMSVTGVGSEMRIALTLDGRAWGLLVLLRGRGGRPFTTTDSATAGRLSEPLAGALRQYVASRFLRPVRSAPDPGIVVIDSSDTIRAVTSTGREWIRRLVPDAVLSDEDEIFAHVWNIALTARQPGRRALSRIPGPDGWIVLQAQRFDDSSLADVAVTIQSASSDVLLPAAAVLYGITSREQTVIRRALDGLAAKQIARSLNISLHTVNDHLRAIYRKTGVNSREELISSLSQ